A stretch of Shewanella dokdonensis DNA encodes these proteins:
- a CDS encoding TetR/AcrR family transcriptional regulator translates to MTPPEKATATVGRKRNHKLDEAILESAIDILAAAGFDGMTMDMVSTQAKVGKATVYRRWSSKAELVRDAMVHMSRNSLNTEHLPDTGTLKNDLMALLKPHSLEYSERKLKVLAGLGSFYAGYQKIAEDAMQGIFEPWSVLNRTLMLRAQERGEISPQADIDMACEIIVAMVAYHSRIEHRVFSKEDYGTLLDHILLPALKHAES, encoded by the coding sequence ATGACTCCCCCAGAAAAAGCCACAGCGACAGTAGGGCGAAAACGCAATCACAAACTGGATGAGGCTATTCTTGAGTCCGCTATCGATATCCTCGCCGCAGCGGGTTTTGATGGTATGACCATGGATATGGTGTCCACCCAGGCAAAAGTAGGTAAAGCAACGGTCTATCGTCGCTGGTCTTCCAAAGCGGAACTCGTACGTGATGCCATGGTTCACATGAGTCGAAATTCCCTTAATACCGAACATCTCCCCGATACAGGGACACTCAAAAACGACCTGATGGCGCTGCTCAAGCCGCATTCACTAGAATATAGCGAGCGAAAACTGAAGGTACTTGCGGGGCTGGGGTCTTTCTACGCGGGTTACCAGAAAATAGCGGAAGATGCCATGCAGGGAATTTTCGAGCCATGGAGCGTACTCAACCGAACATTGATGCTACGGGCTCAAGAGAGAGGGGAAATTTCGCCTCAGGCAGATATTGATATGGCGTGTGAAATAATTGTCGCCATGGTGGCCTATCACAGTCGCATCGAGCACCGCGTTTTTAGCAAAGAAGACTATGGCACCTTACTGGACCATATTTTGTTGCCCGCCCTCAAACACGCAGAAAGCTAA
- a CDS encoding aldo/keto reductase — MALTEYMTALQQAQNLGLTRQIGVSNFNIALLQQAIDVVGRETIATNQIELSPYLQNRQLTAFMQQQQIPVTSYMTLAYGKVLADPLLAEIARQHQATPAQIALAWAMQLGYAVIPSSTKRANLASNLLAQKLRLTDQQMAQIATLERNGREVDPEDLAPLWD; from the coding sequence GTGGCACTTACCGAGTACATGACGGCATTGCAGCAAGCGCAAAACCTTGGTCTTACCCGACAGATTGGGGTTTCCAACTTCAATATTGCCTTGTTACAACAGGCGATTGATGTGGTTGGCCGTGAAACAATTGCGACCAATCAGATAGAACTGAGCCCCTACTTACAGAACCGCCAGTTAACGGCCTTTATGCAGCAACAGCAGATCCCAGTGACCTCATACATGACGCTGGCTTACGGCAAAGTGTTAGCCGATCCGCTATTAGCCGAGATTGCCCGTCAACATCAAGCAACCCCGGCGCAAATCGCGCTGGCTTGGGCGATGCAACTGGGATATGCCGTTATCCCATCCTCGACTAAACGCGCCAATCTAGCCAGTAACCTGCTAGCACAAAAACTGCGACTTACTGACCAGCAGATGGCACAGATTGCCACCCTTGAGCGCAATGGCCGCGAAGTCGACCCAGAAGATCTCGCCCCGCTTTGGGACTAA
- a CDS encoding GMC family oxidoreductase, with the protein MSTQTFDYIIIGAGSAGCVIAYNLLTRGKGSVLLLEAGGNDNNLFIKAPGGMALVIPKKSWPYKAEPEPYTKNRSMDVLQGRVLGGGSSINGMVYVRGQRSDYDAWENDFGATGWNGDTMLHYFKKAENNEAMANEYHGNSGPLYVSENRYRHPMSDAFVRAGQQAGYDYIVDHNGARMEGVGFYQTTTHNGERASTARTYLKRVRDDKNLTLELNAMVSRVEIDNGRATGVTYKVHGKEVTANAKQEVIVCAGAIGSAKVLQLSGVGPADVLKRAGVKQKFELPVGKNFHDHLHMSVNATIKEPISLYGEDKGLKALGHGIEWVFSRSGVLTSPILEAFAFIDSTGSGHPDVQFHFLPILDTWDDPDLNQKGHTHGITIKTGHLQPKSRGEVEIRSADPEELPRIRAAYLEKEEDVQGQIRATKLALKFFEQPALKEHVVEVFNPTCSADDDAAIEEYVRRVSRTVYHPVGTCRIGQDPAISVVDPELRVHGIKGLRVADSSVMPHIPSGNTNAPTIAIAEKASDLLCGISDPFSNTTAAKTGTRSNADAAVATH; encoded by the coding sequence ATGTCTACACAAACATTCGACTATATCATTATCGGCGCCGGCTCTGCCGGATGTGTTATCGCTTATAACCTGTTAACTCGAGGCAAAGGTTCGGTACTGTTGCTCGAAGCCGGTGGTAACGACAATAACCTGTTTATCAAGGCACCAGGCGGTATGGCGCTGGTGATCCCTAAAAAATCTTGGCCATATAAGGCTGAACCAGAACCCTATACCAAAAACCGCTCTATGGATGTGCTACAAGGCAGAGTGCTCGGTGGCGGTTCCTCTATCAACGGCATGGTGTATGTGCGCGGTCAACGTTCTGACTACGATGCGTGGGAAAACGACTTTGGTGCCACTGGCTGGAATGGCGACACCATGTTGCACTACTTCAAAAAAGCCGAAAACAACGAAGCCATGGCCAATGAATACCATGGCAACAGCGGCCCACTGTATGTTTCCGAAAACCGTTATCGTCACCCCATGAGTGATGCGTTTGTACGTGCGGGCCAACAGGCCGGGTACGACTATATCGTCGATCATAACGGCGCCCGAATGGAAGGTGTTGGCTTCTACCAAACCACAACCCATAACGGGGAACGTGCTTCCACTGCGCGTACTTATCTGAAACGGGTACGCGATGATAAAAACCTCACCCTTGAACTGAATGCCATGGTTTCTCGCGTAGAAATCGACAATGGCCGCGCCACTGGCGTGACTTACAAAGTGCATGGCAAAGAAGTGACCGCCAATGCCAAACAAGAGGTGATTGTTTGTGCCGGTGCAATCGGTTCAGCCAAAGTGCTGCAACTGTCAGGTGTTGGCCCTGCCGATGTACTAAAACGTGCTGGCGTAAAACAAAAATTTGAGCTGCCAGTAGGTAAAAACTTCCACGACCACTTACATATGTCAGTGAACGCCACCATCAAAGAACCGATTTCGCTTTATGGTGAAGACAAGGGATTGAAAGCTCTAGGCCATGGCATCGAATGGGTGTTTAGCCGCTCCGGGGTCTTAACTTCTCCAATTCTGGAAGCCTTCGCCTTTATCGACAGTACAGGTTCAGGCCACCCCGATGTGCAATTCCACTTTTTGCCAATCCTAGACACCTGGGATGACCCAGATCTGAACCAAAAAGGTCACACTCACGGCATCACCATTAAAACTGGTCACTTACAGCCAAAATCTCGCGGTGAAGTAGAAATTCGCTCGGCAGATCCCGAAGAGTTACCACGCATTCGCGCCGCATATTTGGAAAAAGAAGAAGACGTTCAAGGCCAAATTCGAGCCACTAAACTAGCGCTGAAATTCTTTGAACAACCAGCACTGAAAGAACACGTAGTTGAAGTGTTTAACCCCACCTGTTCTGCCGATGACGATGCCGCCATTGAGGAATATGTACGCCGCGTATCCCGCACGGTTTATCACCCAGTGGGTACCTGTCGTATCGGTCAAGACCCTGCGATTTCTGTGGTTGACCCAGAACTGCGCGTACACGGCATTAAAGGACTCCGTGTCGCCGATAGCTCAGTGATGCCACATATTCCATCCGGCAACACCAATGCCCCAACTATCGCTATTGCTGAAAAAGCCAGCGATTTGCTCTGTGGCATCAGCGACCCATTTAGCAACACCACCGCAGCTAAAACCGGCACTCGTAGCAATGCCGATGCTGCCGTGGCAACCCATTAA
- a CDS encoding DJ-1/PfpI family protein encodes MKVAFIIFDQMTTLDLIGAYDPLTRLKSMNILPEFEWDICSFTKEVTDDKGLRLFPDKVGETLVGYDLIFVPGGFGTRSLQFDRGFTDWLKTGSSAKLKVSVCTGALLLGSAGFLAGKRATTHPNAFGELETYCDTVVDQRVVDEGDVVTGRGVSSSIDLGLFLVERLAGVDARIRISKQMDYPYWCGS; translated from the coding sequence ATGAAAGTTGCATTCATCATTTTCGATCAGATGACCACATTGGACCTGATCGGAGCCTATGATCCGCTAACCCGTTTGAAATCTATGAACATTCTTCCCGAGTTCGAGTGGGATATTTGTTCATTCACAAAAGAGGTAACCGACGATAAGGGGCTACGGCTTTTTCCTGACAAGGTTGGGGAAACATTGGTTGGGTATGACCTTATCTTTGTGCCCGGTGGTTTTGGAACTCGTTCCCTTCAATTTGACCGTGGTTTTACGGACTGGTTGAAAACGGGCAGTTCTGCGAAATTAAAGGTTTCGGTTTGCACCGGGGCTCTCCTATTGGGTTCAGCCGGGTTTCTTGCCGGAAAGCGTGCGACAACCCACCCGAATGCGTTTGGTGAGTTGGAGACCTATTGCGACACTGTAGTTGACCAGCGCGTGGTTGATGAAGGTGATGTGGTGACTGGAAGGGGCGTGTCGTCATCTATTGATTTAGGCCTCTTTCTTGTTGAGCGATTGGCTGGTGTGGACGCCCGAATTAGAATTTCGAAACAAATGGACTATCCATATTGGTGTGGGAGTTAA
- a CDS encoding 2'-5' RNA ligase family protein, protein MNGLQSRRRNTNRWHRLAVLVFGLVTASGQAAQTLDVYAIPSKPIVQLVSDTSKQLATYGMQSFYQQGRPVHITLYLTTFPDDSDAAIKQVVQQLSQQYQPVPLSAKGFTVTKGNWAFIDVARSRELQRLADKVTLALEPLRDPHPALPEWVKAYPGKLAAFERYGSPNVFQNFEPHLTLLAAEKNPQLATFQQLMQQQVPSANGEIIGLGIGVTDEWGQQRQVLAEYFFKP, encoded by the coding sequence GTGAACGGATTACAAAGTCGCAGGCGTAACACTAACCGCTGGCACCGTTTAGCCGTGTTGGTATTCGGGCTGGTTACGGCTAGCGGGCAAGCGGCGCAGACGCTGGATGTATATGCCATTCCGTCTAAACCGATAGTGCAACTGGTGAGTGACACCAGCAAGCAATTAGCCACTTATGGCATGCAGAGTTTTTATCAGCAGGGGCGCCCGGTACACATCACGCTGTATCTGACGACTTTCCCTGATGATAGTGACGCTGCCATCAAACAGGTGGTGCAGCAACTGAGTCAGCAATATCAGCCCGTGCCGCTTAGCGCCAAAGGATTTACCGTGACCAAAGGTAACTGGGCATTTATTGATGTGGCGCGCAGCCGAGAGCTGCAACGGCTTGCTGATAAAGTGACGCTGGCACTAGAACCTCTGCGCGATCCCCATCCTGCGTTGCCCGAATGGGTGAAAGCTTACCCCGGTAAACTGGCGGCATTTGAGCGTTATGGCAGCCCTAATGTGTTCCAGAATTTTGAGCCACATCTGACGTTGCTGGCCGCCGAGAAAAATCCACAACTGGCAACATTCCAGCAGTTGATGCAGCAGCAAGTACCGAGTGCTAACGGTGAAATCATCGGCTTAGGTATTGGTGTTACCGATGAATGGGGTCAGCAGCGGCAAGTGTTGGCAGAATATTTTTTCAAACCTTAG
- a CDS encoding SDR family oxidoreductase produces the protein MKTVMITGCSSGFGLEIAKYFLARDWQVIATMRTPCDGILPNSDRLRILPLDVTDIDSIHKAVAAAGTIDVLVNNAGIGFLNALEGTPLQKIREIFETNTFGTMAMIQAVLPQFRAQKSGVIVNITSSVTLKSLPLLSIYTASKAAVNAFTKSLALELAQFNIRGGAILPGRAPSTRFGENASVQMLEFPEPYLALTQDVFSGWQESTEPVTYAEDVAKAVWHLVNTPTAPMLLPAGADAIAWAGAANLEMV, from the coding sequence ATGAAAACCGTTATGATTACCGGATGCTCTTCAGGGTTTGGCCTTGAAATTGCCAAGTATTTCCTTGCGCGCGATTGGCAGGTCATCGCGACTATGCGTACCCCTTGCGATGGTATTTTGCCCAATTCTGATAGACTAAGGATCCTGCCTTTGGATGTTACTGACATCGATTCAATCCATAAAGCGGTTGCAGCTGCGGGGACAATTGATGTGCTAGTGAATAATGCCGGAATTGGTTTCTTGAATGCATTGGAGGGGACGCCACTACAAAAAATCCGCGAGATTTTTGAAACCAACACTTTTGGCACTATGGCAATGATTCAGGCGGTATTACCGCAATTCCGCGCGCAGAAATCCGGTGTGATTGTGAATATCACATCCAGCGTTACTCTGAAATCACTGCCACTCTTATCTATCTATACGGCGAGTAAGGCGGCAGTGAATGCTTTTACAAAGTCGCTCGCGTTAGAGCTAGCACAATTTAACATTAGGGGCGGGGCGATATTACCTGGCCGTGCTCCAAGTACACGTTTTGGCGAAAATGCCAGTGTGCAAATGCTGGAATTTCCAGAGCCATACTTGGCGTTAACTCAGGACGTATTTTCTGGGTGGCAAGAATCGACTGAACCTGTCACTTATGCTGAAGATGTTGCCAAGGCTGTGTGGCACCTAGTCAATACGCCGACTGCGCCAATGTTGTTACCCGCAGGGGCAGATGCTATTGCATGGGCAGGAGCGGCAAACCTAGAGATGGTGTAA
- a CDS encoding MarR family winged helix-turn-helix transcriptional regulator: MTTFTTTRSRFGLHFSLIARQWRRVMQTQLTSIGLTDTTWVPLVHLNECPGLTLKALALRVGVDSSSLVRVIDALERDGVVERKRDIADGRSKQLFLTEKGEQRVACIRGELCRFEETMLIDINDDEIEVIKTLFDRLQLRLDAFENNNDPESSS; the protein is encoded by the coding sequence ATGACAACATTTACCACTACCCGCTCCCGTTTTGGGTTGCATTTTTCCTTGATCGCCCGCCAATGGCGCCGGGTGATGCAAACTCAGTTAACGTCAATCGGCCTCACCGATACCACCTGGGTACCACTGGTGCACCTCAACGAATGCCCAGGACTTACCCTAAAAGCACTCGCATTGAGAGTAGGCGTTGACAGTTCTAGCCTAGTGCGCGTTATTGACGCACTAGAACGTGACGGCGTTGTAGAACGCAAGCGTGATATTGCCGATGGCCGCTCCAAACAACTCTTCCTGACGGAGAAAGGCGAGCAGCGGGTGGCATGTATCCGTGGCGAACTGTGCCGTTTCGAAGAAACCATGCTGATCGACATCAATGACGATGAAATCGAGGTGATAAAAACCTTGTTTGATCGCTTGCAACTACGCTTGGACGCTTTTGAAAACAATAACGACCCTGAATCATCGTCTTGA
- a CDS encoding DUF3800 domain-containing protein, whose protein sequence is MKELRNYFRSKECTFQYKSKALNCVQETIKFYHNNKSHKADLVKNLIPIPDISKRGSDIHLLPHVHCWFNIMAKVNKHHKGDMSDVAFFHDQQDHFDDILVYCTEQIRNFSGENQFDPTTDFNIKDEISIHFPDSKKVSGVQLADVLAGFMSRYVMDFIYNDDVIDDVYHDVFAKLLESYNPKVNNFSVNFVLPISRRNKLFKKFKL, encoded by the coding sequence ATGAAAGAGTTGAGGAATTATTTCAGAAGTAAGGAGTGTACATTCCAATATAAGAGCAAAGCTCTAAATTGTGTACAAGAAACCATCAAGTTTTATCACAATAATAAATCGCATAAGGCTGATTTAGTTAAAAATTTAATTCCAATACCAGATATAAGTAAAAGAGGAAGTGATATTCATCTTCTTCCTCATGTGCATTGCTGGTTTAATATTATGGCTAAAGTGAACAAACACCACAAAGGAGATATGTCAGATGTTGCATTCTTTCATGATCAGCAAGATCATTTTGATGATATTTTAGTATATTGTACCGAACAAATTAGAAATTTTAGTGGTGAAAATCAATTCGATCCTACAACTGACTTTAATATAAAGGATGAGATATCTATTCATTTTCCTGACTCTAAAAAAGTATCAGGAGTTCAATTGGCTGATGTATTAGCAGGATTTATGTCCAGATATGTTATGGATTTCATTTATAATGATGACGTAATTGATGATGTGTATCATGATGTTTTTGCGAAACTGTTAGAGTCTTACAATCCCAAAGTGAACAATTTTAGTGTTAACTTTGTTCTTCCTATTAGTAGAAGAAATAAATTGTTCAAAAAATTTAAGTTGTAA
- a CDS encoding FUSC family protein: protein MFIVRYGFDVHYPAWAGMGALAVTQGAYLHVSMNRALQRMVGTTIGAMMAWGVLQLEPNIWGLIAFVGVFQTVTEMVIGKNYALGQMFVAPTALLVTHLAAPWIPSDTMVPERVLDTVIGACIGMVVAVVLSTMDDRRYLDRLRRTSGEQQA, encoded by the coding sequence ATGTTTATTGTGCGCTATGGCTTTGATGTTCACTACCCCGCTTGGGCTGGCATGGGCGCACTGGCGGTGACTCAAGGGGCATACCTGCATGTCAGTATGAACCGCGCGCTGCAACGTATGGTTGGCACCACGATTGGCGCCATGATGGCCTGGGGAGTATTGCAGCTTGAACCAAACATTTGGGGCTTAATCGCTTTTGTTGGCGTGTTCCAAACCGTGACTGAAATGGTGATTGGCAAAAACTACGCCCTTGGTCAGATGTTTGTTGCCCCCACCGCATTGTTAGTAACGCATCTGGCCGCGCCATGGATCCCCAGCGACACCATGGTGCCAGAACGGGTATTGGACACAGTGATCGGCGCCTGTATTGGCATGGTGGTCGCGGTGGTTCTTTCGACTATGGATGACCGCCGTTACCTCGACCGGCTGCGCCGCACGTCCGGCGAGCAACAAGCGTAA
- a CDS encoding IS4 family transposase, producing the protein MRDISILHDLLKNQCANLYHKRLSSLMLAVQSLLDGQQLSLTELGRNITGPVAAKHNIKRIDRLLGNRALHNERLDIYRWHAQLLCGANPMPIILIDWSDVREQMRHQTLRASVSFEGRSVILYERVFPFSQYNSPVSHNPFLRELAAILPERCCPLIITDAGYRNTWFREVEKLGWFWLGRVRGEVGFREHGQSKWRSNKSFYPSANARARYLGMGDLGRKSPIKACLHLFKAKSKGRKDQRSSKAGRHHNAQQNYRDSSKEPWLLATNIPAESLTSKKLVNLYAKRMQIEESFRDIKSPQYGLGLRHSRTRCPKRFDILLLIAMLAEWLLRLIGIIAHKHNWQRDFQANTIRNRPVLSLIRLGREVRKRRQNYPVAISEIRWAITYYIRRVHVTALPEL; encoded by the coding sequence ATGCGTGATATCTCTATCTTACATGATTTGCTTAAAAATCAATGCGCTAATTTGTATCATAAACGGCTTTCCTCTCTGATGTTGGCTGTGCAATCGTTGCTTGATGGACAGCAACTTTCTCTTACCGAACTGGGCCGAAATATCACTGGACCCGTTGCGGCTAAGCACAACATTAAACGTATCGACCGATTGCTTGGTAATCGCGCGTTGCACAACGAAAGACTCGATATTTATCGGTGGCATGCCCAACTGCTCTGCGGGGCAAATCCGATGCCGATAATTCTTATTGATTGGTCTGATGTAAGAGAACAGATGCGCCATCAAACCTTGCGTGCTTCTGTGAGCTTTGAAGGGCGTTCAGTCATCCTCTATGAGCGGGTATTTCCATTTTCTCAATACAATTCCCCGGTCAGTCACAATCCCTTTCTACGAGAATTGGCTGCCATATTGCCTGAACGATGTTGTCCTCTAATAATCACCGATGCGGGCTATCGCAACACTTGGTTTCGTGAAGTTGAAAAACTTGGGTGGTTCTGGCTTGGACGTGTCCGTGGTGAAGTCGGCTTTCGTGAACATGGTCAGTCCAAATGGCGTAGCAACAAGTCCTTTTATCCTTCTGCCAACGCCAGAGCACGTTATCTCGGTATGGGTGATCTGGGTCGGAAAAGCCCCATTAAAGCCTGTTTACACCTGTTTAAAGCTAAATCCAAAGGACGTAAAGACCAGCGTTCCTCCAAAGCAGGGCGTCATCACAATGCACAACAAAATTATCGTGACAGCAGTAAAGAGCCCTGGCTACTCGCAACGAATATCCCCGCAGAATCGCTGACATCAAAGAAACTCGTCAATCTCTACGCCAAGCGAATGCAAATAGAAGAAAGCTTCCGCGATATTAAAAGCCCACAATACGGACTAGGATTGCGTCACAGCAGAACACGTTGCCCTAAACGGTTCGATATCCTGTTGCTCATTGCAATGCTTGCCGAATGGCTACTAAGGCTTATTGGAATAATTGCGCATAAGCATAATTGGCAGCGCGACTTTCAGGCTAATACTATCCGGAACCGTCCGGTCCTATCACTAATAAGACTAGGTAGAGAAGTTAGAAAACGACGGCAGAATTACCCCGTTGCAATCTCTGAAATTCGATGGGCAATAACTTATTACATCCGGAGAGTTCACGTTACCGCATTGCCTGAATTATGA
- a CDS encoding aldo/keto reductase produces MTIPLFGVGTFRLKDQVVIDSVSTALALGYRAIDTAQIYGNEAEIGTAIAASGIPRQQLFLTTKIWTENYRHDKLIASLEESLRKLGTDYVDLTLIHWPAPEMAWHLPST; encoded by the coding sequence ATGACCATTCCTCTTTTTGGTGTTGGTACTTTCCGCCTGAAAGACCAAGTAGTGATTGATTCAGTATCGACCGCTTTAGCGCTCGGTTACCGCGCCATTGATACTGCGCAGATTTACGGTAATGAAGCCGAGATTGGAACCGCAATTGCTGCCAGTGGTATCCCGCGGCAACAGCTGTTTCTTACGACCAAGATCTGGACGGAAAACTACCGCCACGACAAGTTGATTGCCAGTCTTGAAGAAAGCCTGCGCAAACTGGGGACTGATTATGTTGATCTGACGCTCATTCATTGGCCAGCCCCGGAAATGGCGTGGCACTTACCGAGTACATGA
- a CDS encoding M14 family zinc carboxypeptidase, protein MKIPNLLPLIPLAFALQLPAQAAPQPLSHVPTSIAMWPGAQYDSQIPTIEQILGYKIGERITSNEDMLRYFDALAQAAPERIKIFNYGQSWEGRKLIYAVIGKPETIAHLEQFAADMQTLADPRKLNNQQAKALIDKLPSSVWLEHSVHGNEISSTDAAMMTTYHLLAAQHDAVIDKIFANTLVFIDPLQNPDGRNRFVNYYYQSVGMVPSSDRLSVEHNEPWPGGRSNHYLFDMNRDWLAITQPETAGRVSALLHYKPNIVIDLHEMGGDSSYFFVPAANPFNPHMNQAQIANNTLVGKNNAKYFDHFGFDYFTHEVFDAFYPGYGDSWPTFYGASAATYEVASARGDSFRTVTGNTITYPQTVQKHFVAAIATAEMAADNRQKLLSDFYQYQQQAISAGKDDSKERTFIIPAVRDAAGSYKLATLMAKHGVEVQQADKPFSACGKDYAAGAYIIDTAQPRGRFVKTTFTKQVDMAQDFLKEQERRRARKLDDEIYDVTAWSLPLMFNIDTDACGKAVAVSSHQLTADTPLLGKVTHADAKVAYLVPWGDMAAGRFLTAALQAGLTVKSADKAFVTGDNKHYPAGSLIVEVKANPENIAELVNHIAHNSGAQVTGVDSSWVSQGPSFGSENTITMTAPNVAMAWDEPVSSLSAGAARFVVEQEFHWPVTAIRSDKLASANLSHYQVLILPSGDYSSALGEAGATNLKTWVKQGGVLITFADATRFATQPKISLLDVQQELAYKAPPATAEKSAATPSKNGADDKDSKDNRVPGQLLKSNAELISAIENDKETPDNVAGVLANVEVDQEHWLTAGVNPQVVSLVSGHDIYTPIKLASGKNVAWFADEKHLLASGYLWQENLQQLAYKPFLIYQPSGKGMVIGYTEDPTSRAYLDGLNVMLMNTIFRAAAHATPLR, encoded by the coding sequence ATGAAGATACCCAACCTGTTACCTCTAATACCGCTGGCTTTCGCCTTGCAGTTACCTGCCCAGGCCGCGCCACAGCCTTTGAGCCATGTACCTACCAGTATTGCCATGTGGCCCGGTGCCCAATACGACAGCCAGATCCCCACCATTGAACAGATACTTGGCTACAAGATTGGCGAGCGTATTACCAGTAATGAAGACATGCTGCGCTACTTCGACGCGCTGGCACAAGCCGCACCAGAGCGCATCAAAATCTTCAACTATGGTCAGAGCTGGGAAGGCCGCAAATTAATTTATGCGGTGATTGGCAAGCCAGAAACTATCGCCCACCTCGAACAATTTGCCGCAGATATGCAAACACTGGCCGATCCCCGCAAGCTTAATAACCAGCAAGCTAAAGCGCTGATCGATAAGTTGCCCTCCTCTGTGTGGCTGGAGCATAGTGTGCACGGCAATGAGATCAGCAGCACCGATGCCGCCATGATGACCACTTATCACCTGCTGGCAGCACAACACGACGCAGTGATAGATAAGATTTTTGCCAACACGCTGGTGTTTATTGACCCACTGCAAAACCCTGATGGCCGCAATCGTTTCGTAAACTATTACTATCAGAGTGTGGGAATGGTGCCGAGCAGCGACCGTCTGAGTGTTGAGCACAACGAGCCTTGGCCCGGTGGCCGCAGTAACCATTACCTGTTCGACATGAATCGTGACTGGCTGGCAATCACCCAGCCGGAAACCGCCGGACGAGTTAGTGCCCTGCTGCATTACAAACCCAATATTGTCATTGACTTACATGAAATGGGCGGTGATTCCAGTTACTTCTTTGTGCCCGCTGCCAACCCGTTTAATCCCCATATGAATCAGGCGCAGATCGCCAATAACACCTTAGTCGGCAAAAACAACGCCAAATACTTTGACCACTTCGGCTTTGATTACTTCACCCATGAAGTCTTCGATGCTTTTTATCCCGGATATGGTGATAGTTGGCCAACCTTTTATGGCGCTTCTGCCGCTACTTACGAGGTGGCTTCCGCCCGTGGCGATAGCTTCCGCACCGTTACCGGTAACACCATTACCTATCCGCAAACGGTACAAAAACACTTTGTTGCTGCTATTGCCACGGCCGAAATGGCAGCGGATAACCGCCAGAAACTACTGAGCGATTTTTATCAGTATCAGCAACAGGCGATTAGCGCTGGCAAAGATGACAGCAAGGAGCGCACCTTTATCATCCCCGCTGTGCGTGATGCGGCCGGCAGCTACAAGCTGGCAACGCTGATGGCAAAACATGGGGTAGAAGTGCAACAGGCTGACAAACCGTTCAGTGCCTGCGGTAAAGATTATGCGGCGGGCGCTTATATTATTGATACCGCTCAGCCACGCGGCCGCTTTGTTAAAACCACCTTTACCAAACAGGTGGATATGGCGCAGGATTTCTTGAAAGAGCAGGAACGGCGCCGCGCCCGCAAACTGGATGACGAAATCTATGATGTCACCGCCTGGTCGCTACCGCTGATGTTCAATATCGATACCGATGCCTGCGGCAAGGCCGTTGCCGTCAGCAGCCATCAACTGACCGCTGACACACCTTTGCTGGGCAAGGTCACCCACGCAGATGCCAAAGTTGCATATCTGGTACCGTGGGGCGATATGGCCGCGGGCCGTTTTCTAACGGCTGCCCTACAAGCAGGCTTAACCGTTAAAAGCGCCGATAAAGCCTTTGTCACCGGTGACAATAAGCACTATCCGGCGGGTTCATTGATTGTGGAAGTGAAAGCTAATCCTGAAAATATCGCCGAGCTCGTCAATCATATCGCCCATAACAGTGGGGCCCAAGTCACAGGCGTTGATAGCAGTTGGGTCAGCCAAGGCCCAAGTTTTGGCAGCGAAAACACCATCACCATGACCGCCCCCAATGTTGCTATGGCATGGGATGAGCCCGTCAGTTCACTCAGCGCGGGTGCCGCCCGTTTTGTGGTGGAACAGGAATTCCACTGGCCAGTGACCGCCATTCGTTCCGACAAACTCGCCAGTGCCAATCTCAGCCATTATCAGGTGTTGATTCTGCCATCCGGCGATTACAGCAGCGCCTTGGGTGAAGCAGGTGCAACTAATCTGAAAACATGGGTGAAACAGGGCGGTGTGTTGATCACCTTTGCGGATGCCACCCGCTTTGCCACCCAGCCCAAAATCAGCTTGCTGGATGTGCAACAGGAACTCGCCTATAAAGCACCGCCGGCTACAGCCGAAAAATCCGCGGCGACCCCCAGCAAAAACGGCGCAGACGATAAAGACAGTAAAGATAACCGCGTACCGGGGCAGTTGCTCAAGTCAAATGCCGAACTTATCAGCGCCATTGAAAATGACAAGGAAACACCAGATAACGTGGCCGGAGTGCTCGCTAACGTCGAGGTGGATCAGGAGCATTGGCTGACGGCTGGGGTTAATCCGCAAGTGGTATCGCTGGTCAGTGGCCATGATATTTACACACCAATTAAACTGGCTTCGGGTAAAAATGTCGCCTGGTTTGCCGATGAAAAACACCTGCTCGCCAGCGGTTATTTGTGGCAGGAAAACCTGCAACAACTAGCTTATAAACCATTTTTGATTTACCAGCCCAGCGGCAAAGGCATGGTCATTGGCTACACCGAAGATCCCACCAGCCGCGCCTATCTCGATGGCCTCAACGTGATGCTGATGAACACCATCTTCCGCGCCGCTGCTCACGCCACACCGCTGCGGTAA